A portion of the Sneathia sanguinegens genome contains these proteins:
- a CDS encoding NAD(P)/FAD-dependent oxidoreductase: MIRITGLKVNIEHTEEDLKKKIYEKLNSRVEIKQFKIANRAVDARKKPNIYYVYSVDIEIENEEKYIDDNTIKKIEELKYEIPNLKGAKVNRPVVVGSGPGGLFAALILAKAGLKPIILERGEAVDERVETVYHFFKTGELNEISNVQFGEGGAGTFSDGKLTTNSNNNRNKIVIDELISAGADEAISYIAKPHIGTDILVNVVKKIRKQIEKMGGEYRFLNKLVDIKYENEALKELVVEAPEGVYNLQTEYCILAIGHSARDTLYMLKNRGINLTKKTFAVGFRIEHKQEYINECQYGKNYSKLLPPAEYKINVRTKQKRGVFTFCMCPGGVVVPASSEQGYLAINGMSYNKRNLENANSAVLVNVEPSDLEEDVMSGIEFQRKIEKKAFELGGGKYKAPVQLATDYIKGIKTTKLLDVKPSYSIGYTLTDLNGILPPILNESLKEGLVQLNKKINNFSKKGAILTGVESRSSSPVRINRDKDSFNCNIKGLIPCGEGAGYAGGIMTAAVDGIKCAEKVMEDIKNAI, from the coding sequence ATGATAAGAATAACGGGATTGAAGGTAAATATAGAACATACGGAAGAAGATTTGAAAAAAAAGATATATGAAAAATTAAATTCTCGTGTAGAAATCAAGCAATTTAAAATAGCTAATAGAGCTGTAGATGCAAGAAAAAAACCTAATATATATTATGTATATTCTGTAGATATAGAAATAGAAAATGAAGAAAAATATATAGATGATAATACAATAAAGAAAATAGAAGAGTTAAAATATGAAATTCCTAATTTGAAAGGGGCTAAGGTTAATAGACCAGTAGTTGTAGGTAGTGGACCTGGAGGACTTTTTGCAGCTTTGATACTCGCAAAAGCAGGACTTAAGCCAATTATACTTGAAAGAGGAGAAGCTGTTGATGAAAGGGTAGAAACAGTGTATCATTTTTTTAAAACTGGAGAGTTAAATGAAATTTCTAATGTGCAATTTGGTGAAGGTGGAGCTGGAACTTTTTCAGATGGTAAATTAACGACTAATAGTAATAATAATAGAAATAAGATAGTTATAGATGAATTGATAAGTGCTGGTGCAGATGAAGCAATATCATATATAGCTAAACCCCACATAGGTACGGATATTTTGGTAAATGTTGTAAAAAAAATAAGAAAACAAATAGAAAAAATGGGTGGAGAGTACAGATTTCTTAATAAATTAGTGGATATAAAATACGAAAATGAAGCTTTAAAAGAACTTGTAGTGGAAGCCCCTGAGGGTGTATATAATTTACAAACAGAATATTGTATTTTAGCTATAGGTCATAGTGCAAGAGATACACTATACATGTTAAAAAATAGAGGAATTAATTTAACAAAAAAAACTTTTGCAGTAGGTTTTAGAATAGAACATAAGCAAGAATATATAAATGAGTGTCAATATGGAAAAAATTATTCAAAGTTATTACCACCTGCAGAATATAAGATAAATGTAAGAACAAAACAAAAAAGAGGAGTTTTCACTTTTTGTATGTGCCCTGGAGGTGTGGTAGTACCTGCTTCTAGTGAACAAGGCTACCTTGCGATAAATGGAATGAGCTATAATAAAAGAAATTTAGAAAATGCTAATTCAGCAGTTTTGGTTAATGTTGAACCGAGTGATTTAGAAGAAGATGTTATGTCAGGTATTGAATTTCAAAGAAAAATAGAAAAAAAAGCCTTTGAATTAGGTGGAGGAAAATATAAAGCACCTGTTCAATTAGCTACAGATTATATTAAAGGAATTAAGACAACAAAGTTATTAGATGTAAAGCCTAGCTATAGCATAGGTTATACACTAACAGACCTTAATGGTATTTTACCACCTATATTAAATGAAAGCTTAAAAGAAGGTTTGGTGCAATTAAATAAAAAAATTAATAATTTTTCAAAAAAAGGAGCTATTTTAACTGGTGTAGAAAGTAGAAGTTCATCTCCAGTTAGAATTAATAGAGATAAAGATAGTTTTAATTGTAACATAAAAGGATTAATACCTTGTGGAGAAGGTGCTGGTTATGCAGGCGGTATAATGACAGCAGCAGTAGATGGAATAAAATGTGCAGAAAAAGTTATGGAGGATATAAAAAATGCTATATAA
- a CDS encoding NAD(P)/FAD-dependent oxidoreductase, translating to MVFDCIIIGAGAAGVVCAIEAGSRKKKILLLEHKDRILKKVLVTGNGRCNFTNLNADYTKYTGINEKLIKNLLNNYGSSKVINFFENLGICPYTENKGKTYPRSLQASSIVDSLRLKLDELKIETKLEYIIDKIEKNGELFCVNNKYYSKKLVLATGGYSYQNLGSDGSGYNLAKKFGHSLTELTPILVQLKTEKEYVKGLEGIKVDAVVSAEYMNECIRKEKGELLFTPYGISGPTIFNLSYLLPKYMFNLVYSVDFVPEMEEFELVQYLYKRKKILNKLEATEFLNGFLPKKLGMFLLKKAGIDKLNLSIKEIDDKTINKLANLLKKYKIKANDTMGFKQAQVTAGGINTKYINEITLESKLVKGLYFVGEIMDIYGECGGYNLQFAFATGLLVGGEI from the coding sequence AAGGATAGAATATTAAAAAAAGTTTTAGTAACAGGAAATGGGAGATGTAATTTTACAAATTTGAACGCAGATTATACGAAATATACAGGTATAAATGAAAAATTAATTAAGAATTTATTAAATAATTATGGAAGTTCAAAAGTAATAAATTTTTTTGAAAATTTAGGTATTTGTCCATATACTGAAAATAAAGGTAAGACTTATCCTAGATCTTTGCAAGCCTCTTCTATAGTGGATAGCTTAAGATTAAAGTTAGATGAACTAAAGATAGAAACAAAATTAGAGTATATAATTGATAAAATTGAGAAAAATGGAGAGCTATTTTGTGTTAATAATAAATATTATTCAAAAAAGCTTGTTTTAGCTACGGGGGGTTATAGTTATCAAAATTTAGGTTCAGATGGAAGTGGATATAATCTAGCGAAGAAATTTGGACATAGCTTAACAGAACTTACACCTATTTTGGTACAGCTTAAAACTGAAAAAGAATATGTAAAAGGGTTGGAAGGAATAAAGGTTGACGCAGTTGTTAGTGCAGAATATATGAATGAATGTATAAGAAAAGAAAAAGGAGAGTTACTATTTACTCCATATGGAATTTCAGGGCCTACAATATTTAATTTATCATATCTTTTGCCAAAATATATGTTTAACTTAGTATATTCTGTAGATTTTGTTCCTGAAATGGAAGAATTTGAGTTAGTGCAATATTTGTATAAAAGAAAAAAAATATTAAATAAATTGGAAGCAACAGAGTTTTTAAATGGTTTTTTACCTAAAAAATTAGGTATGTTTTTATTAAAAAAAGCAGGAATAGATAAATTAAATTTAAGTATAAAAGAAATAGATGATAAAACAATAAATAAATTAGCAAATTTACTTAAAAAGTATAAAATAAAAGCTAACGATACTATGGGCTTTAAACAAGCACAGGTTACAGCAGGAGGAATAAATACAAAGTATATAAATGAAATTACCTTAGAATCTAAATTAGTAAAGGGTCTATACTTTGTAGGAGAAATAATGGATATATATGGAGAATGTGGTGGATATAATCTACAATTTGCTTTTGCAACAGGACTGTTAGTAGGGGGTGAAATATGA